Below is a window of Chthoniobacterales bacterium DNA.
CACGCCCATCACGTTGTAGTGCGGGACGACCTTCACCGCGCCGTAATACGACATCGCGACAATGCTGCCGCCATCGGTCATGAACGGCGCCGCGGCGCGCGACAGCGCGACGAGCGAGTAGGCGGAAATGTCGTGCGCGATGCGGAAGGCTTCGCGCGTCGTGGCCACGAAATCTCCCTCGAGCGCCTCCTTCGGGGCGAACGCCACCGAGTGCAGGAGCAGGTCGAGCTTCGGCGTCGTTTCCTTCACCTTCGCGAAGAATCCGTCGATCTCGGCATCGCTCGTCACGTCGCACGGCAGCAGCAGCGTGTCGGCGCCGAACTCACCGACGAGTTCCTCGACGTTTTCCTTCAGGCGTTCGCCCTGGTAGTTGAAAATCAGTTTGGCGCCGGCATTGTGCCAGGCTTTGGCGATGGCCCAGGCGATGCTGCGTTTGTTTGCCACGCCGAACACGACGCCGGTTTTTCCTG
It encodes the following:
- a CDS encoding enoyl-ACP reductase, whose product is MSDKPLAGKTGVVFGVANKRSIAWAIAKAWHNAGAKLIFNYQGERLKENVEELVGEFGADTLLLPCDVTSDAEIDGFFAKVKETTPKLDLLLHSVAFAPKEALEGDFVATTREAFRIAHDISAYSLVALSRAAAPFMTDGGSIVAMSYYGAVKVVPHYNVMGVAKASLEASTRYLAADLGVKKIRVNCISAGPVQTLAARGISGFTAMIKHYEAHAPLGRSCTTDELGHTGVFLASDGASGITGQVLYVDGGYEIMGM